A genomic region of Thermodesulfitimonas autotrophica contains the following coding sequences:
- the gspE gene encoding type II secretion system ATPase GspE codes for MAKALGQQRRLGDFLLENKLITPAQLQEALKVQQQTKERLGKVLVKLGYVSEQDILDVLEFQLGTPQVDLNTVPLNPLVVESVPEHLVRQHKVIPIKKEGNKLVVAMVDPLNVVAIDDLRLATGLEIEPVLAKEKDIDAAIQRYFGLPGLEKALEELDAPEVVQMEAVNLDQPEREAVDEAPIVRLANSIIIQAINEQASDIHIEPQKEDVRVRYRIDGMLQDAMTLPRKFRFPLVSRIKIMADLDIAERRVPQDGRILIRYREREVDLRVSTMPTVFGEKVVIRLLDKGKMLLRIDQLGFLEDNLQRFKDIIRRSFGMILITGPTGSGKTTTLYAVLSEISAPELNVITVEDPVEYLLPGVSQVQVNPKAGLTFARGLRAILRQDPDIVMVGEIRDGETAEIAIRAAMTGHLVLSTLHTNDAAGAVTRLLDMGIEPFLVASTVLGVTAQRLVRVVCPRCKEPYELEPGARPRFFMGLDYDAPVTLYRGRGCRYCNNTGYRGRTTICEVLTVTPAVRDLIVKRAPAAEIREQAIAEGMRTLREDGIAKALKGVTTIEEVMRVAYAEEN; via the coding sequence GTGGCTAAGGCACTAGGGCAGCAACGGCGTCTGGGCGATTTTCTCCTCGAAAATAAACTGATTACTCCGGCTCAGCTCCAGGAGGCGCTCAAAGTGCAGCAGCAGACGAAGGAGCGGCTGGGGAAGGTTCTTGTTAAGCTCGGGTACGTATCGGAGCAGGATATCCTTGATGTGCTGGAGTTCCAGCTCGGAACGCCCCAGGTGGACCTCAATACGGTGCCCCTCAACCCGCTCGTTGTCGAGAGCGTTCCCGAGCATCTGGTTCGCCAGCACAAGGTTATCCCCATCAAAAAAGAAGGCAACAAGCTGGTGGTGGCGATGGTCGACCCGCTCAACGTGGTGGCCATCGACGACTTGCGCTTGGCCACCGGACTTGAGATCGAGCCCGTACTAGCGAAAGAAAAAGATATCGACGCGGCGATTCAGCGGTACTTTGGGCTTCCGGGGCTGGAGAAAGCGCTGGAGGAACTCGATGCTCCAGAAGTGGTGCAGATGGAGGCGGTTAACCTCGACCAGCCCGAGCGGGAGGCGGTTGACGAAGCCCCTATTGTTCGCCTGGCCAACTCGATAATCATCCAGGCGATTAACGAGCAGGCCAGCGACATCCACATCGAGCCCCAGAAGGAAGATGTCCGGGTAAGGTACCGGATAGACGGGATGCTGCAGGACGCGATGACCCTACCGCGCAAATTCCGTTTTCCCCTCGTTTCCCGGATCAAGATCATGGCCGACCTCGATATTGCCGAGCGGCGGGTTCCCCAGGACGGGAGGATCCTGATCCGCTACCGGGAGCGAGAGGTAGACCTGCGGGTTTCGACGATGCCCACCGTTTTCGGCGAAAAAGTGGTCATCAGGCTTCTCGATAAAGGGAAGATGCTTTTGCGTATCGACCAGTTGGGTTTTTTAGAGGATAACCTGCAGCGTTTTAAAGACATAATCCGGCGCTCTTTCGGGATGATTCTGATCACCGGCCCTACCGGCAGCGGCAAGACCACCACCCTTTATGCGGTTTTGTCCGAAATCAGCGCGCCGGAGCTCAACGTGATCACCGTGGAGGACCCGGTAGAATACCTTTTGCCGGGGGTGAGCCAAGTGCAAGTGAACCCGAAAGCCGGGCTCACCTTTGCCCGCGGCTTGCGCGCCATCCTCCGCCAGGATCCCGACATCGTGATGGTGGGGGAAATCCGGGACGGGGAAACGGCAGAGATCGCGATCCGGGCGGCGATGACGGGGCACCTGGTGCTTTCAACCCTCCACACGAATGACGCTGCCGGGGCGGTGACCCGCCTCCTCGACATGGGGATCGAGCCTTTCCTGGTGGCCTCTACGGTTCTCGGCGTCACGGCCCAGCGGCTGGTCCGGGTGGTCTGCCCGCGCTGCAAAGAGCCTTACGAGCTTGAACCGGGAGCGCGCCCCCGTTTCTTTATGGGCCTCGATTACGACGCGCCGGTTACGCTCTACAGGGGGCGGGGCTGCCGTTATTGCAACAACACCGGTTACCGGGGGCGCACCACCATTTGCGAAGTGCTCACGGTGACGCCTGCGGTCAGGGACCTTATTGTAAAGCGGGCGCCGGCGGCGGAGATCCGGGAACAGGCGATCGCCGAAGGAATGCGGACTTTGCGCGAGGACGGCATCGCCAAGGCGCTAAAAGGGGTCACGACGATTGAAGAAGTGATGCGGGTGGCTTACGCGGAGGAGAATTAG
- a CDS encoding type IV pilus twitching motility protein PilT translates to MEIQELLTLAVARKASDLHFTVGVPPVLRINGELHPLAQGEMPGGTELQGEEAAKPLTREDIVALLRQLADEERQRRFWEVGEVDFAYGVPGLGRFRVNCFKQRGSPAIAIRVLNTRIPSLKELGLPEVAAHLARRPNGLILVTGPTGSGKSTTLAAMIDLINRERRCHIITLEDPIEYLHRHGRSIVNQREIGDDSKSFATALRAALREDPDVILVGEMRDLETTAITLNAAETGHLVLATMHTPNAALTVNRIVDIFPPHQQAQVRVQLAGVFQGVIAQQLLPRADRQGRVLAVEVLVATPAVRNLIREGKTHQIASAIQTGARYGMLPFEQSLRQLYAAGLITREEMMLRVSDAELLQRGG, encoded by the coding sequence CTGGAGATCCAGGAACTCTTGACCCTTGCCGTAGCGCGGAAGGCTTCCGACCTGCACTTTACGGTAGGTGTGCCGCCGGTTTTGCGGATTAACGGGGAACTCCACCCGCTGGCTCAAGGGGAAATGCCCGGCGGCACGGAGTTGCAAGGAGAGGAAGCGGCGAAGCCCCTTACCCGCGAGGATATTGTGGCGCTGCTGCGGCAGCTTGCGGATGAAGAGCGGCAGCGGCGCTTTTGGGAGGTTGGGGAGGTCGATTTTGCCTACGGTGTGCCCGGGCTCGGCCGTTTTCGGGTTAACTGCTTCAAGCAGCGGGGGAGCCCGGCGATCGCTATCAGAGTTTTAAACACCCGGATCCCTAGTCTTAAGGAACTCGGCCTGCCAGAAGTGGCGGCGCATCTTGCCCGCCGGCCGAACGGGCTCATCCTGGTGACCGGGCCTACCGGGAGCGGGAAATCGACAACGCTCGCAGCGATGATCGACCTTATCAACCGGGAGCGGCGCTGCCATATTATCACGCTCGAGGACCCGATCGAGTACCTCCACCGCCACGGCCGCTCGATCGTCAACCAGCGGGAGATCGGTGACGATTCTAAGAGTTTCGCCACCGCGCTGCGGGCCGCCCTGCGCGAGGACCCCGACGTGATTTTGGTCGGGGAGATGCGCGACCTCGAGACAACCGCGATCACGCTCAACGCTGCGGAGACGGGCCACCTGGTGCTGGCGACGATGCATACACCTAACGCTGCCCTAACGGTCAACCGCATTGTGGACATCTTTCCGCCCCACCAGCAGGCGCAGGTGCGGGTGCAGTTAGCCGGCGTTTTTCAGGGGGTAATCGCGCAGCAGCTCCTGCCGCGCGCCGACAGGCAGGGTCGGGTATTGGCGGTGGAGGTTCTTGTAGCCACGCCCGCCGTCCGCAACCTGATCCGGGAAGGGAAAACCCACCAGATAGCCTCCGCCATCCAGACGGGCGCCCGCTACGGGATGCTTCCCTTCGAACAGAGCCTGCGCCAGCTTTACGCTGCGGGGCTGATCACCCGCGAGGAGATGATGCTCCGGGTAAGCGACGCGGAGCTATTGCAGCGGGGCGGGTAG
- a CDS encoding PAS domain-containing protein has protein sequence MVRSAATRNAIFLFIAVFFLSAITVLFTMEFRFLKKIMTNYEESIRQIAINQTNYFLRDLEAVTERAARELARQDEKSTALDRLTTLDPRITGAWIIDDSGAVISGTSRETLKPEKKWVPRGTKTLILGVDKDQTGQMTVTAATPFRNNWLVLAYRAAGFQEEMTFNFLNTACKVAVFGPNNYPVVWPFEKEALSHFSHHEGRLLVDGVWHEVSFAKVGEPPWSLFFFFPENNLNIYRTITIMFLLLALYCCLYQFLVELWRVNSALSYFENVDFAIFNYLNEGVIITNNAGRIVFANKAAHEIFSEKKKSLKGTPLKEILGHIGDAQSGAKTYGTLTFQISDRRFEAIHAPLVKKGKVLGAITVIGSGAQEKTCFNVLSRLIETLPMAVIYIDRHHKVAQANLLARCYWGTLEPGLSIDGVDPELAGFIYRNIGSRTIKPVKLTSSNTTAEVVYVYDEEGNYSGALVLVTTPPEVNSVL, from the coding sequence ATGGTAAGATCCGCCGCAACCAGAAACGCCATTTTCCTGTTTATAGCCGTCTTTTTCCTGAGTGCGATCACCGTGCTTTTTACGATGGAGTTCCGCTTCCTCAAAAAAATTATGACAAACTACGAAGAAAGTATCCGCCAGATCGCGATTAACCAAACGAATTACTTCCTCAGAGACCTGGAAGCGGTTACCGAAAGGGCAGCAAGGGAACTTGCCCGGCAGGACGAGAAAAGTACTGCCTTGGACAGGCTCACTACGCTCGACCCCCGGATTACTGGAGCGTGGATCATTGATGATAGCGGGGCTGTTATTTCCGGAACCTCTCGCGAAACTTTAAAACCCGAAAAAAAGTGGGTTCCCCGCGGTACTAAAACGTTAATCCTGGGCGTGGATAAAGACCAAACTGGCCAAATGACGGTTACGGCGGCCACACCATTCCGTAATAACTGGTTGGTGCTCGCTTACAGAGCTGCAGGTTTTCAGGAAGAAATGACCTTTAATTTCCTGAACACCGCCTGCAAAGTAGCTGTCTTCGGGCCAAACAATTATCCGGTCGTCTGGCCCTTTGAAAAAGAGGCGCTCAGTCATTTTTCTCACCATGAAGGAAGGCTACTGGTAGATGGTGTGTGGCACGAAGTCAGTTTCGCAAAGGTGGGCGAGCCACCCTGGAGCCTCTTTTTCTTCTTCCCGGAGAACAACCTTAATATCTACCGCACCATCACCATCATGTTCCTGCTTCTTGCCCTTTACTGTTGCCTTTATCAATTCCTGGTGGAACTATGGCGGGTAAACAGCGCGCTTTCCTACTTTGAAAACGTTGACTTCGCAATTTTCAATTATCTCAATGAAGGAGTCATCATTACCAATAATGCCGGACGGATCGTATTTGCCAACAAGGCCGCTCACGAAATCTTCAGCGAAAAAAAGAAGAGCTTGAAGGGGACGCCTTTAAAAGAAATTCTCGGGCATATCGGTGACGCTCAGAGCGGTGCAAAAACCTACGGCACCCTGACTTTTCAAATCTCGGACCGGCGCTTCGAAGCCATTCACGCCCCGCTGGTCAAGAAAGGTAAGGTTTTAGGGGCCATCACCGTTATTGGCTCAGGTGCTCAGGAAAAAACTTGTTTTAACGTTCTTAGCCGGCTAATTGAAACCCTGCCTATGGCCGTCATTTATATCGACAGGCACCACAAAGTCGCCCAGGCTAACCTCTTAGCCCGGTGCTACTGGGGCACCCTCGAACCCGGCCTCAGTATCGACGGGGTTGATCCCGAACTGGCCGGCTTCATTTACCGCAACATTGGCTCCCGTACAATTAAACCGGTAAAATTAACTTCCAGTAACACAACCGCCGAGGTAGTTTACGTCTATGATGAAGAAGGCAATTATAGCGGCGCGTTGGTACTCGTAACCACCCCGCCGGAAGTAAATTCCGTACTGTGA
- a CDS encoding response regulator transcription factor, whose protein sequence is MEKIRIMLVEDHNVFREGLKKLLETEDKFQVVAQADSFAQALKHTDGNVDIVLLDIGLPDGDGLELCSQLLSAFPQLKIIILTTYDDITLVRKALERGVKGFVPKYAFFEEIKSAILTVYKGSIYIYPGLQAQLLLANREPCLSDTETNILQLIAQGENQKEIAAKLYMSLSTLRRRIRGLCTKLGVSTIEEALAVAAKRGLLR, encoded by the coding sequence ATGGAGAAGATCAGAATCATGCTGGTGGAGGATCATAACGTCTTCCGCGAGGGTTTGAAAAAGTTACTTGAAACCGAAGATAAATTTCAGGTGGTAGCGCAGGCCGACTCCTTCGCCCAAGCGTTAAAACATACGGACGGGAACGTAGATATCGTCCTCTTGGACATCGGCCTGCCTGATGGGGATGGGCTCGAACTCTGCAGTCAATTATTGAGCGCCTTCCCGCAGCTCAAAATAATCATTTTAACTACCTATGATGATATTACGTTAGTTCGCAAAGCATTAGAAAGAGGGGTCAAGGGCTTTGTACCTAAGTATGCGTTCTTCGAAGAAATCAAGTCGGCCATTCTCACCGTCTATAAAGGAAGCATTTACATCTATCCCGGCCTCCAGGCGCAACTACTCCTGGCAAACCGTGAACCTTGCCTTTCGGATACAGAAACCAACATCTTGCAGCTGATCGCTCAAGGCGAGAACCAAAAAGAGATCGCCGCTAAACTCTACATGAGCCTCTCCACCCTCCGCCGGAGAATTAGAGGTCTCTGTACCAAACTCGGGGTGAGCACCATTGAGGAAGCACTAGCGGTAGCTGCCAAGCGAGGTCTATTGCGATAG
- a CDS encoding sensor histidine kinase produces the protein MALNLTREQQILLLLIVIVLLMLLIGAGYPTIIQLRELDRQLISSLKCQEITVNVSRLTTSVEEYLLYEKPESLSESQRYLSQTLKSELELYNLVSQPKKPAVEELIALTRTYNSLVEKELLPSGLTGANRQEVELLRQQCQDLTRQLLLQVASISEAAQKESDSNLQDALTTVRARSSFVVFLSLLSFGTVLGLLFLFWLGLNEPPVLRHLVDYYFNAVMVIDRQERLKYINHAALRLFQLQRDAVTGKTLEEILRLFPHLQTVMEPVYQVLCQKEQIAGYRVNYSGEKAKLSLAIDYIPVLIRRRPVSVALMVRDASERNEHALLEIMEAERKRISTEIHDWIGRYMSTIIHGLDYILRTKQGQLSPAEEENILMLRTHCQKAAIDMRNIMNDVHPYLIEKVGFIPALESYVANFERIHNRKVYLYYQKQSLPLSMAAQINVYRIIQEALTNVAKHSAATEIDIYFSDNNENITIEIIDNGGIKETPPTPGKGLWGMAERARLIGGQLSYGYKDGGFCVTLTLPKKGGVEDGEDQNHAGGGS, from the coding sequence ATGGCGCTCAACCTGACCAGAGAACAACAAATTCTTCTGCTCCTAATTGTGATAGTTTTACTTATGCTATTAATTGGCGCCGGATATCCCACAATTATCCAGTTACGCGAATTGGATAGGCAGTTAATAAGCTCGCTTAAGTGCCAGGAAATTACCGTTAATGTTAGCCGTTTAACAACCTCTGTAGAAGAATACCTCCTTTACGAAAAACCAGAGTCGTTAAGCGAGTCCCAACGCTATCTTAGCCAGACACTAAAAAGTGAACTGGAACTATATAATCTTGTAAGTCAACCGAAAAAACCGGCAGTAGAAGAACTCATCGCCTTGACTAGAACCTACAATTCTCTTGTCGAAAAGGAACTCTTACCGTCAGGGCTTACCGGTGCCAACAGGCAGGAAGTCGAACTTCTCCGGCAGCAATGTCAAGACCTTACCCGGCAACTCCTCCTTCAGGTAGCATCCATAAGTGAGGCAGCCCAAAAAGAAAGTGACAGCAATCTCCAAGATGCCCTCACTACCGTGAGAGCGAGGAGTTCGTTCGTTGTTTTTCTTTCCCTTTTATCCTTCGGAACCGTTTTAGGGCTACTCTTTCTCTTCTGGCTGGGCTTAAACGAGCCTCCGGTTCTACGCCATCTGGTAGACTATTACTTTAACGCGGTGATGGTAATTGACCGGCAGGAAAGACTGAAGTACATTAACCATGCGGCACTGCGGCTCTTCCAGCTTCAGCGGGATGCGGTTACCGGTAAAACGCTAGAGGAAATTTTACGGCTCTTCCCCCACTTACAGACGGTAATGGAGCCGGTTTACCAAGTTCTTTGCCAAAAAGAGCAGATAGCCGGCTACCGCGTAAATTACTCTGGTGAAAAAGCCAAGCTCTCCCTCGCCATCGACTACATCCCGGTTCTTATCCGGCGCAGGCCCGTAAGCGTCGCCCTCATGGTTAGGGATGCCTCCGAAAGGAACGAACATGCTCTGTTAGAGATCATGGAGGCCGAGAGGAAACGAATATCCACCGAGATCCACGACTGGATTGGCCGCTATATGTCCACCATTATTCATGGCCTGGACTACATCCTGCGGACGAAGCAGGGTCAACTTTCGCCGGCAGAAGAAGAAAACATTTTGATGCTGCGTACGCACTGCCAAAAGGCAGCAATCGATATGCGCAATATCATGAATGATGTTCACCCGTATCTAATCGAAAAAGTGGGCTTTATTCCGGCTCTCGAGTCATACGTAGCTAATTTCGAACGGATTCACAACCGGAAAGTCTATCTTTACTACCAGAAACAATCTCTCCCCCTAAGTATGGCCGCCCAGATTAACGTCTACCGGATTATCCAGGAGGCGCTGACTAACGTTGCCAAGCACTCTGCAGCTACAGAAATAGACATTTACTTCAGCGACAACAACGAAAACATAACGATCGAAATCATCGACAATGGCGGCATTAAAGAAACTCCACCAACACCCGGAAAAGGATTATGGGGCATGGCGGAACGCGCACGCTTAATCGGCGGCCAGCTTAGTTATGGTTACAAAGATGGCGGGTTTTGTGTTACCTTAACCCTGCCTAAAAAGGGGGGCGTGGAAGATGGAGAAGATCAGAATCATGCTGGTGGAGGATCATAA
- a CDS encoding YeiH family protein — translation MSNHVGAVAASGKKQSAWAELWQKEDYWAIWMGLGIVLVTLLFFWSGSSLVKLLAVVPPTWTDFGSVMQHFTEKWAWYIGLYLVFLALFTVSSKIMGYDAKEYIKGFTILFVLSIAVLVVGSWKTAKDFNLEPPLLALLLGLLVSNFFKLPKWFDTTFRTEFYVKTGIVLLGATLPFTLIIQAGPLAFLQATIVAVTTFLGIYWAATRLFGLEREFGATLAAGGSICGVSASIALGSAVKARKEHVSIAITMVTIWAIVMIFLLPLVCKSFGLPAGVAGAWIGTSEFADAAGFAAAAAIGDEAAIRSFTLMKVVGRDIWIGLWALIMAFIAVTVWERKSAAEGERVNAMEVWWRFPKFVIGFFVASLIITFVAMQFSPAEFKKVLTPQVIGPIKDLRTWTFVFTFLSIGFTTRFRELTTFGWKPFLAFTIGVALNVPLGYILSAIIFGHYWANI, via the coding sequence ATGAGTAACCACGTTGGGGCGGTAGCTGCTTCGGGGAAAAAGCAGTCTGCATGGGCCGAATTGTGGCAAAAGGAAGATTATTGGGCCATATGGATGGGGCTCGGTATTGTACTCGTTACTCTTCTCTTCTTTTGGAGCGGTAGTTCGTTAGTTAAGCTCTTAGCGGTAGTGCCTCCCACCTGGACCGATTTTGGAAGCGTTATGCAGCATTTTACAGAGAAATGGGCCTGGTACATCGGTCTGTACCTGGTTTTCCTTGCTCTTTTCACTGTTAGCAGTAAAATTATGGGTTACGACGCGAAAGAGTATATTAAGGGGTTCACCATCCTGTTTGTACTTTCCATCGCGGTTTTGGTAGTTGGTTCCTGGAAAACCGCTAAGGACTTTAACCTCGAGCCGCCTCTGTTAGCTCTTCTGCTCGGTCTTTTGGTGAGTAACTTTTTCAAGTTGCCGAAATGGTTCGATACTACCTTCCGGACCGAATTCTACGTCAAAACGGGTATTGTGCTCTTAGGGGCGACCCTGCCCTTCACGCTGATCATCCAGGCTGGTCCGCTTGCGTTCCTCCAAGCTACTATTGTAGCGGTCACTACCTTTTTGGGCATTTACTGGGCTGCCACCCGTTTATTCGGGCTGGAGAGAGAGTTTGGGGCCACGCTTGCCGCGGGCGGTTCGATTTGTGGTGTTTCGGCGAGCATCGCTCTCGGCAGCGCGGTGAAGGCGAGAAAAGAACACGTTTCTATCGCTATAACCATGGTAACCATTTGGGCCATTGTAATGATCTTTCTTCTGCCCTTAGTATGCAAATCGTTCGGATTGCCTGCCGGAGTAGCTGGCGCTTGGATCGGCACTTCGGAGTTTGCTGATGCGGCAGGATTTGCCGCTGCTGCAGCTATCGGTGATGAGGCTGCGATTCGTTCTTTTACCCTCATGAAAGTGGTCGGCCGCGATATCTGGATCGGTTTATGGGCTTTGATTATGGCCTTCATTGCGGTAACTGTGTGGGAACGCAAGTCGGCTGCCGAGGGTGAAAGGGTCAACGCTATGGAAGTTTGGTGGCGTTTCCCCAAGTTCGTCATCGGCTTCTTTGTCGCTTCCCTAATTATCACCTTTGTTGCGATGCAGTTCTCACCGGCTGAGTTCAAGAAGGTGCTTACACCACAGGTTATCGGGCCGATTAAGGACTTGCGTACCTGGACTTTCGTCTTTACCTTCCTCTCGATTGGTTTTACCACTCGCTTCCGGGAACTGACGACCTTCGGGTGGAAGCCGTTCCTCGCTTTTACTATTGGTGTGGCGTTGAACGTACCGCTCGGGTACATTTTGTCGGCCATTATCTTCGGGCATTACTGGGCTAATATCTAA
- a CDS encoding YeiH family protein, with amino-acid sequence MLSRAPEIREPEPIKNMVAILKTLPGILLMLFIAFLARGGGDLGIPWPGLESYLAANPATKKVFIEILHVNHILISILIGMLVGNILGIPRWAKAGIRSSRLFIKVGVILLGSLYSTADLAKLGATAVIIILAFIVLTLLFSLWLARKVGIDLPAAATLAAGTAVCGVAAILATAPAVRAKSTEVLYSIATIICFGLVGLFVFPLVGTLVGLSPHQFGVWAGTGIMNSGQVLALCLTFDPGTPFHPSLALKTGEIYNLTRLIFLPFVVLFLAVYVSRYYLVEDDLNVNTSIWDRFPLFVLGFLVMVFLTSFGFLGPTSPPSRELTIIRHLYSWLFAVGLAGQGMQISLLDLRRAGGAPFLVGTVVGLLKALVALIVVILFIPRQP; translated from the coding sequence ATGTTGTCGAGAGCACCGGAAATTAGGGAGCCTGAGCCTATTAAGAATATGGTCGCTATCTTGAAGACTTTGCCCGGGATATTGCTGATGCTCTTTATTGCTTTTTTAGCTCGGGGCGGGGGCGATTTGGGGATACCATGGCCTGGGCTGGAGAGTTATCTTGCTGCTAATCCGGCGACGAAAAAGGTATTTATCGAGATTCTCCATGTAAACCATATCCTCATCTCTATCCTTATCGGTATGTTGGTAGGGAATATACTCGGCATACCCCGTTGGGCAAAAGCGGGCATCCGGAGTTCCCGTCTTTTTATTAAGGTAGGAGTTATTCTTCTGGGGTCGCTTTACAGCACTGCGGACCTGGCAAAACTCGGGGCGACCGCGGTAATCATCATTCTTGCTTTTATTGTTCTCACGCTCCTTTTTAGCCTCTGGTTAGCAAGAAAGGTAGGGATTGACCTGCCGGCTGCAGCCACTTTGGCCGCCGGGACGGCGGTGTGCGGCGTCGCAGCCATTTTGGCGACTGCTCCGGCGGTGCGGGCTAAAAGTACCGAGGTTCTCTATTCGATTGCCACCATCATATGTTTCGGTCTCGTGGGTCTTTTCGTTTTCCCGCTTGTTGGAACGCTGGTTGGCTTGAGCCCGCACCAGTTTGGCGTGTGGGCGGGCACGGGCATCATGAACTCCGGCCAAGTGTTAGCCCTCTGCCTGACTTTCGATCCCGGGACACCCTTTCATCCTTCCCTGGCCTTAAAAACGGGTGAGATTTACAACTTGACCCGGCTGATCTTCCTTCCCTTTGTGGTCCTTTTTTTAGCGGTCTATGTCAGCCGCTATTACTTGGTCGAGGACGATCTAAACGTTAACACCAGCATCTGGGACCGGTTCCCCCTTTTCGTCTTGGGCTTTCTGGTTATGGTTTTTCTTACGTCGTTTGGTTTTTTGGGGCCTACTTCTCCTCCATCCCGGGAGCTGACCATTATTCGCCACCTCTACAGCTGGCTCTTTGCCGTTGGACTTGCCGGTCAGGGGATGCAAATTTCCCTGCTTGATCTGCGCCGGGCAGGAGGGGCACCGTTTTTGGTGGGCACCGTAGTCGGGCTTTTAAAGGCTCTGGTAGCTCTAATCGTGGTTATTCTTTTCATACCGCGCCAACCTTGA
- a CDS encoding type II secretion system F family protein: MARTFSYRARDFKGQLVTGFVEADSEVAVVKRLQGKNLFVTDVRPAGKTNATLATFLGGRVSQRDLAVFCRQFSVMLDAGLPVFQALSVLAEQAENKVLRSALEGVVERLEGGLSLTEAFRLYPRVFPAVFTSMVEAGEVSGTLEEVLERLAVHFEKEHEIREAVRGALTYPVIVLIVAALVIGILLTFVVPTFVNIFRDMNLPMPLPTRFLMGLSLFCKRFWPLLLFGLLLTGVALRYFFAYTPQGKEVWDRFVLRVPVLGMLVRKVIVARFARTLGTMVQSGVPILAALEVVKRTIGNVVITRALEQTIENVSEGGAIAGLLEKTGVFPPMVTRMVAVGEETGALEELLEKVAVFYDQDVEATAKRLSVAIEPLLIVVLGFIVGSIILSVLVPIFSIYGSVR; encoded by the coding sequence GTGGCGAGGACCTTCAGCTACCGGGCGCGGGACTTTAAAGGCCAGTTGGTGACGGGTTTTGTCGAGGCGGACAGTGAAGTGGCCGTTGTCAAGCGGCTGCAGGGTAAGAACCTGTTTGTTACCGATGTCCGGCCGGCCGGAAAAACCAACGCTACGCTCGCCACTTTTTTAGGGGGGCGGGTTTCCCAGCGGGATCTCGCCGTCTTTTGCCGCCAGTTCAGCGTGATGCTCGACGCGGGGTTGCCGGTTTTCCAGGCGCTGAGCGTGCTTGCCGAGCAGGCGGAGAATAAAGTTCTGCGGAGCGCCCTTGAAGGGGTTGTGGAGCGCCTCGAAGGGGGGCTCAGCCTTACCGAAGCCTTCCGCCTGTACCCGCGTGTTTTTCCGGCGGTTTTTACCAGCATGGTGGAGGCGGGCGAGGTGAGCGGTACCCTCGAGGAGGTCCTCGAACGGCTGGCGGTTCATTTCGAAAAAGAGCACGAGATCCGCGAAGCGGTGCGCGGGGCGCTGACCTACCCGGTAATTGTGCTTATAGTGGCGGCGCTCGTAATCGGTATTCTCCTAACGTTTGTCGTGCCCACTTTTGTGAATATCTTCAGGGATATGAATCTTCCCATGCCGCTGCCGACGCGGTTTCTCATGGGGCTCAGCCTCTTTTGCAAACGTTTCTGGCCGCTCTTGCTTTTCGGGCTGCTGCTGACCGGTGTGGCTTTACGCTACTTCTTTGCTTACACGCCGCAAGGCAAGGAGGTTTGGGACCGCTTTGTTTTGCGGGTGCCCGTATTGGGGATGCTTGTCCGGAAGGTGATCGTTGCTCGCTTTGCCCGGACCCTCGGTACGATGGTCCAGAGCGGTGTGCCGATTTTGGCCGCGCTGGAAGTGGTCAAGCGGACCATCGGCAACGTGGTGATCACCCGGGCACTCGAGCAGACCATAGAGAACGTTAGCGAAGGGGGTGCGATAGCGGGTCTCTTGGAGAAAACCGGGGTCTTTCCGCCGATGGTAACCAGAATGGTGGCCGTAGGGGAGGAGACCGGGGCGCTTGAAGAGCTATTAGAGAAGGTGGCCGTCTTTTACGACCAGGACGTGGAGGCAACGGCCAAGCGGCTCTCGGTGGCCATCGAGCCGCTCCTAATTGTGGTGCTGGGCTTTATTGTCGGTTCGATTATCCTTTCGGTTCTCGTGCCGATCTTTTCGATTTACGGCAGCGTCCGGTAA
- a CDS encoding prepilin-type N-terminal cleavage/methylation domain-containing protein: MLLRLAERMRRLRADERGFTLIELLVVVVIIGVLVGIALPRFLGQADKAKEKAALSDLRAMKSVLEVYIADEGNGVAPANTYAQAVLENGGIKNKKDPWAGSYYYLKGTSDDQYEIYCQHGTTYYYVSDASEPTSGTAPPYGTTGAQKLWP, translated from the coding sequence ATGCTCTTACGTTTGGCGGAGCGAATGAGACGGTTGAGGGCGGACGAGCGCGGTTTTACGCTGATTGAATTGTTAGTTGTCGTGGTGATCATCGGGGTACTGGTGGGGATTGCCCTGCCCAGGTTCCTCGGGCAGGCGGACAAGGCGAAGGAAAAGGCGGCATTGAGTGATTTGCGGGCGATGAAGTCGGTGCTGGAGGTCTATATCGCCGATGAGGGCAACGGTGTAGCTCCGGCGAATACTTATGCACAGGCTGTTTTAGAAAATGGAGGCATAAAGAATAAAAAGGACCCGTGGGCTGGTTCGTACTATTACCTCAAAGGTACCAGTGACGACCAATATGAGATCTATTGTCAGCACGGAACAACATACTACTATGTGAGCGATGCGTCGGAGCCGACTTCCGGTACTGCGCCGCCATATGGAACTACTGGTGCTCAGAAGCTCTGGCCGTAA